The bacterium genome contains a region encoding:
- a CDS encoding YkgJ family cysteine cluster protein, which yields MPKTHPNPCQMCPGACCTDLAVTLNVVDVARIHRALDLPVHDFLARYVDEDPREKPFAFFIRKQPIALALLPPDGADRGCSFLLDIGGHRRCGIYDLRPGTCRVYPFTDQGDVVKHKEDTLCPRRFDLDEVDHEAIKQEIARYQDEWNTHARFAREWNNDPPKHPSFGKLLDFVEEIVSGGRV from the coding sequence ATGCCCAAGACCCACCCGAACCCCTGCCAGATGTGCCCCGGCGCCTGTTGCACCGACCTGGCCGTGACGCTCAACGTCGTGGATGTGGCCCGCATCCATCGCGCCCTCGACCTGCCCGTGCATGACTTCCTCGCGCGCTACGTGGACGAGGACCCCCGGGAGAAGCCCTTCGCCTTCTTCATCCGCAAGCAGCCTATCGCCCTGGCCCTGCTCCCGCCCGACGGCGCGGACCGAGGCTGCTCCTTCCTGCTGGACATCGGCGGCCACCGGCGCTGTGGGATCTACGACCTGCGGCCCGGGACCTGCCGCGTCTATCCCTTCACCGACCAGGGCGATGTCGTCAAGCACAAAGAGGACACGCTCTGCCCACGGCGGTTCGACCTGGACGAGGTGGATCACGAGGCGATCAAGCAGGAGATCGCCCGCTATCAGGACGAATGGAACACGCACGCGCGCTTTGCGCGGGAATGGAACAACGACCCGCCGAAGCATCCGTCCTTTGGGAAGCTGCTGGACTTCGTGGAGGAGATTGTGAGTGGGGGGAGAGTGTAG